TTACCCCCCGTAATCCCTCGCAGGCCTACGGCCCCCAAGGTCAGGAGAAGCGAAATGATCAGGATGACGACAAGGAGCTCGATAAGGCTAAAGCCTCCAAGGAGTCGTTTCTTGGGTGAAGTCATGGCGGGTTTTATTTTGAGGACTTATGCTGCGGTTTTTTGCCGGATGCAAGCGGGAATGTGTTTACATCGCGATTACGTGAAAAACAGGATTAGGCCGGATAGTGGCCCTTCCGGGGACCATCCACCCAAGCCCAAGCGGAGCGGACCATGTCCCGGACATCCTTGTGCTTGGCCTCCCAGCCCAGCACCTGCTTAGAATAAGAAGGATCTGCCAGAAGCTGAGGCGGATCACCCTCGCGGCGAGGGCCGTATTTGACCGGGACGGTGCGGCCGGTGACTTCTTCCACCGCGGAAATGATCTCCTTTACGGAGACCCCCACGCCGGTTCCCAAGTTCGCTTGGATCGTGTTCCCTCCAGCCGCGAGATGCTCCAGCGCTTTCAAGTGGGCCTCGGCGAGGTCGTTCACGTGAATGTAATCGCGGATGCAAGTGCCGTCCGGGGTCGGATAGTCGGTGCCGAAGACATCAACATGGGACACCTCGCCGGTGACAGCCATGAGGACCCGGGGGATCAGGTGGGTTTCGGGATTGTGATCTTCACCGATCACGCCATCCTCAGAGCAACCGCTCGCATTGAAGTAGCGCAAGGAGACGCTCCGCAGCCCGTAGGCGTGATCGCAGTCCTTGAGGACCTGCTCGAGCATCAGCTTGCTTCGGCCATAAGGGTTGATGGGGTCCTGCCGGTTGCTCTCCACGATCGGGATGGTCTCCGGCACGCCGTAGGTGGCGCAGGTGGAGGAGAAGACGAAATTCTTGCAGCCCTTTTCCTGCATCACTTCCAGCAGGTTCAGAGGTTCCGCGGTGTTGTTGCGGTAGTACTTGAGCGGATTGGTCACGGACTCGCCCACATAAGCGTAGGCAGCGAAGTGGATTACCGCGGCAAAGCCGTGCTGGTCGAAGAGCCGGGTGATCAGGGCACGGTCGCCCACGTCCCCCACCACCAGTTCCACGCCGTCATCGACGATCGCTTCCTTGTGGCCGAAAACCAGATTGTCCAGAACGACGACCTTGTATCCCCGGGATGCGAGCAATCTGACAGTATGGGAGCCGATATAGCCGGCTCCTCCGGTAACGAGGACAGGGGCGGTCATGTATGAGATTTAGGCAGCTTGACGCCCGCAGGAAATGGATTCTGTGGCTACCTGTCAACCCGCCCGCTGGACTTCGCACGATTCAACCGAATAAATCCTTTCATCCCACGGCGCAAAACCATGACCCGGGCGAGTGCCCCCTCGGAGTGGGGCGCCGGCTCCCCCGCAAAAAACGGGACGCGGCCACGAAACGGCAGAAGGTTTCCACCCCCTCTGGACTTCTATCGGATCGGTTGAATAATTCCCTCCAACCACCGTTTCAAAACCATGACCGCAACATCCCGCTGGATCAAAGGAGCTACCGCGGCGCTTCTCACCGTCGTCGCCACTTCCTGTTATTATGACCCCTACTACGCCGGCGGTGGCGGCGGTGGCGGCTACTATGAGGGGGGCGGTGGCGGCTACTACGGCGGAGGCAGCACGACTTTCGTCTATACCAGCAATGACCGCTGGCTCTACGACCCGGTGGTCTATTGCTACTATGACCGCTACCGGGGCTGCTACTACGATCCCTACCTTTATGGCTACTATCCCGCCGGCTATTGCCCGCGCCCGATCTATGGAGCTTACCACCCGCATGGCTGGTATCCGGGTCATGGCGTCCTGGCACCGCCATCCGGCTTCCGCGACCGCTACCTGAGCAATTACCAGGACCGCATCCAGCAGTTGAAGAACCGCAACTACCGCTGGGCGCAAAACGTCCGCGAGAAGAACGACCGCGCTGCCGATGCCATGCGCGAACAGCGCGTGCGCGCCGCCGCGAAGTACAAGGACGCCCAGTTCTATCAGAAGCAGCGCAATCAGGCGATGCGCGAGCAGCAAGGCCAGCGCCAGCAGAACATCCGGGAGCAACAACAGCAGTTTAACAACAAGGCCTGGGGCCGTGGCGGACAACGCCAGCAACAGCAGCCTCAGCAGTTGCAACAAGAGCGGCAGCAGCCGCGCCAAGCCCAACCGCAGCGCCCGCAGCAAAGCAACCAACGCTCGCGGAATCCCTACTACAACCAACAGGTGGACACAACTCCCCGCGGTGGTAACGGGGGCGGATCCCGCCAAGCCCGGGCTCAGGACGCCCAACGCCAGCAGCAATATGGCCGCGGCGGTCCAGGTCCGCAGCGTCAACAGGCAGCACCGCGTGAAGCACCTCCACAACGCGAACCACGTGCCAATGGCGGCGGCGGCGGCGGCGGCGGTGGTGGAAACTGGAAACAGAAGATGCAAGAACGCCGCGGCGGCCAAGGGCAAGACGCCTGAGTCCAAGAACTTCAGAGCTATCCAAGGCCTGCCGGGAATCCCGGCAGGCCTTTTCTTTGGCCACCCGGGCTTGAAGGCAGGGCCTGCTCCGGCAGCCAATCGCAAGGCAGGAAGGACTCCGGGGACCTCTGCGATTTCCACCCTGATCCGCCTGATAAAAAGTGGAAATTTAACAGGGAATCCCGAGGTGCCGCGAGATGGCAGCGGAAGTACCCCCTACCCGGCCATTCCACCAACAGGCTGGCAAGAACTTCCCTTCACCGATATCACGCATACTGCCGCCAGCTTCGCAGACGCCGGCCATCAGCTTCTACTGCCAGTGACAGCTCGGGAATACCCCTCCGCGGCTAGGGCAGCTTCGGCTGCTCGCCGCCCTCCCGCTTCGCCCTTTCGCGCTGCAGATCCTCCAAGGTCACCGTCGGCCGCATCATCCGTCTGCCTATCCACCATCCCGCGAGCGCTCCTCCGAAGTGGCAACCGTGTGCCACCACTTGGAAGCCAGCCTCCGGAAGAAACCAAGAGCCGACCAGAAACATCCCTTCCGCCAAGATGATTCCCCGTCCGAGATTCTTCGCCGAGATCGGCAAAGGGGCCATCCGCGACTCCGGAGATACGGTGGTCAGCCAAAGCAGCAGGGCCGTAAAACCTCCGGAGATTCCCACCAATTGGAAATCGCGATGCGGTGAAGGTGCTGCGATCACTTGGACCAAGCCACCCAGCAACACTCCCGCCAGCAGCACCTTGGCCACGGCCGATGCCCCACCAATGCGCTCCACCCGGGCGCCAATCAAGAGCAGTCCCGCCGCATTGATCGCGAGGTGGGTGATATTTCCGTGTAGAAAAGCGTGGCTCACCAATTGCCAGACCTTCCCTTCGAGCAAGCCTTGGCGAGAAAGCCCGAAGGTCAGGAAGAGCCAGTCCAAGCGATCATCACTGGCAAAGCACATGCCACCGTAAACGGCAGCGATCACGAGAACCAGAAGCCAGCACAATTTCGCCCCGCGGAGATCCGCGATCACCCAGCGCCAGCGATCTCCGCTCCGTTGTGTCACGGTCGGAAGATGCATGGCAGGAGGGTACGCAGAGAGTCGAAAATTCGCGCGGCTCTACCTAGGGCAATCTCACTTCACGACGCGGGCGCGCGGCTCGCGCTTCACCGAATCCTGCGTGCCGGGAGAAGTCACGAAGGGACCGCCCTCCAGCGGGGCGATGCCGGTGAAGGCCACGTCCGGCATTTCGCTCGGACGACCGGCCAGCGGAAAATCCTTCCGCAGCGGGTAAAAGGGATAACCTTCCCACATCAGGATACGGCGCAGGTCCGGGTGACCGCTAAAGCGGATGCCCATCATATCGTAAACCTCGCGCTCATGCCAGTCAGCACCCAGCCAGATGTCGGTGGCAGTCGGCACTTCCTCGTCCTCGGAAACCTTCGACTTCACCCGCAGGTGCTTGGAGTCATCCACGGTCACCAGTTCGTAGACCATCTCGAAGCGAGGATCCTCGCCGAAGTGGTCGAGGCTGGAGATGTCGATGATCATCTCGTAACCCATCTCCTTCTTCGCGGTGGCCAGCACCTCGTGGAGCACTCCGAGCTTCACGTTGATCGTGTGCTCGCCGCGGAACTCTTTCGTTCCCACGACGTTCTCGCCGAACTTGGCGGAGAGTTTTTCAATATCTTGCGCGGCGGACATGGAAAGCGATCAGGAAAGGTCTTCGATGAATTCCTTCTTCTGGTTCTTCAGCGCCGGCTCGGCCTCGATCTTCGCCTGGAGCTTCATCAGCCCCTCGATCAGCGCCTCGGGGCGCGGCGGGCAACCGGAAATGTAAACGTCCACCGGAATGAGGCGGTCGATGCCCTGCAGCACGGCGTAGGAGCGATACATGCCACCGGAGGAGGCGCAGGCACCCATGGCGATGCACCACTTCGGTTCCGGCATCTGGTCCCAGATGCGCTTCACGGCGAGTGCCATCTTATAGGTCACCGTGCCAGCCACGATCATCACGTCCGCCTGGCGGGGCGAGAAACGCATCACTTCCGCGCCGAAGCGGCTGAGGTCGAAGCGGCTGCACGCGGCGGCCATCATTTCAATGGCGCAGCAGGCGAGACCCATCGGCATCGGCCACATGGAGTTTTTCCGCATCCAGTTGATAGCGGCATCCACGCGCGTGAAGATGATATTGCCTTCGATCTTGGAATCGTAGGCCGCGTGGGCGGTCTGAAGGGAATCGCTGACCATAGTGGTGCGGCGGGACGATGCCCCTCCCCCGCCCTGCCCTCAAGCCCGTTTGTGAAATTTTTCACAAGCTCCTGCCCGACACGGCGCCCGGGCTGCGGCGGCAAGCAGCCCAAGGCGCTCCTTGCCAGAGACCCGGCAGACCTGATAGCCCGTCTGGATGAGCC
This portion of the Luteolibacter luteus genome encodes:
- the galE gene encoding UDP-glucose 4-epimerase GalE, with the translated sequence MTAPVLVTGGAGYIGSHTVRLLASRGYKVVVLDNLVFGHKEAIVDDGVELVVGDVGDRALITRLFDQHGFAAVIHFAAYAYVGESVTNPLKYYRNNTAEPLNLLEVMQEKGCKNFVFSSTCATYGVPETIPIVESNRQDPINPYGRSKLMLEQVLKDCDHAYGLRSVSLRYFNASGCSEDGVIGEDHNPETHLIPRVLMAVTGEVSHVDVFGTDYPTPDGTCIRDYIHVNDLAEAHLKALEHLAAGGNTIQANLGTGVGVSVKEIISAVEEVTGRTVPVKYGPRREGDPPQLLADPSYSKQVLGWEAKHKDVRDMVRSAWAWVDGPRKGHYPA
- a CDS encoding rhomboid family intramembrane serine protease encodes the protein MHLPTVTQRSGDRWRWVIADLRGAKLCWLLVLVIAAVYGGMCFASDDRLDWLFLTFGLSRQGLLEGKVWQLVSHAFLHGNITHLAINAAGLLLIGARVERIGGASAVAKVLLAGVLLGGLVQVIAAPSPHRDFQLVGISGGFTALLLWLTTVSPESRMAPLPISAKNLGRGIILAEGMFLVGSWFLPEAGFQVVAHGCHFGGALAGWWIGRRMMRPTVTLEDLQRERAKREGGEQPKLP
- a CDS encoding NADH-quinone oxidoreductase subunit C — protein: MSAAQDIEKLSAKFGENVVGTKEFRGEHTINVKLGVLHEVLATAKKEMGYEMIIDISSLDHFGEDPRFEMVYELVTVDDSKHLRVKSKVSEDEEVPTATDIWLGADWHEREVYDMMGIRFSGHPDLRRILMWEGYPFYPLRKDFPLAGRPSEMPDVAFTGIAPLEGGPFVTSPGTQDSVKREPRARVVK
- the nuoB gene encoding NADH-quinone oxidoreductase subunit NuoB, with amino-acid sequence MVSDSLQTAHAAYDSKIEGNIIFTRVDAAINWMRKNSMWPMPMGLACCAIEMMAAACSRFDLSRFGAEVMRFSPRQADVMIVAGTVTYKMALAVKRIWDQMPEPKWCIAMGACASSGGMYRSYAVLQGIDRLIPVDVYISGCPPRPEALIEGLMKLQAKIEAEPALKNQKKEFIEDLS